The DNA region GTTTCCCATTTGAGATTTCTGTTTCCCATTTCCAACTTTCCTGAGAATCTTTGATCATTAAGTCAATTACATTCAACAGtgctcttaaatattttttgtttcttgtattgTCTTATAGAAAGTTTATAACTTAAATTGAGACAGGgactatattttaaatatgctctTTATATCCATCACAGCTCTAACAGATTGTGGCTTATTGTGTTAACGACTAAATGATAATAGCATCACAAATCACAAAGAATACAACGCAGAAAAAATAGGgatgtagaagaaaatataacttAGATTTATCAACAAACACAAGTAAATTAATATTTTGCTTCAAACTTACTTGACTTGGTCTAAAATCTTAAAATCTGCAGAATCGCATGGTGGCGCTGCAGGATAAGATGGCGAAATATTTGCAGCATAGCAGATGCTCTAGTTTCCTTTAATCAGTGGAACTGAGAACACCGGAGgaagcacacaaaaaaagaggCTTTCAAGAGAAAGGTAGGGAGCCAGTAACAACCTCCTGGTAGAATTACAATTCTTTAGATTTCTAAGGACCTGAGCTGATAGAGGACCAATTCCTAGAGCTGTCTGAGATTGAGTTGAAGTGTTTCCACAGAAAGACGTTTGGCTAAGGAGCCATGGAGCTGCTAGAGGGGAGCGCTCCGCAGATAAGGCAAGTGCTGCTCTTTGTTTTCCTGGGAGGATCTCTGGCCGGTTCTGAGACCTGGCGCTATTCCGTGGCAGAGGAAACTGAGATCGGTTCCTTTATAGCCAATGTGGTGAAAGATGTGGGTTTGGGTGTGGAAGACCTGGCTACGCGGGGGGCTAGAGTCATCTTTGATGACTATAAACCGCATTTGCGGTTGGATCTGCAAACAGGCAACTTGCTCCTAAATGAGCAACTGGACCGGGAGGCACTTTGCGATATCACCGAGCcatgtatattgcatttccaggtGTTATTTGAAAATCCTTTGCAATTTTTTCGGGGTGAGCTTTGGGTGAAAGACATAAATGATCACATTCCCACGTTCTTAGATAGACATATACTTCTGAAAATCTCAGAAGGTACTGCTCCAGGAACCTCCTTCCAAATGGAAAGTGCTCAGGATTTGGATGTAGGAAAGAATGGTGTCCAAAATTATACACTGAGTCCCAATTCCTATTTCCATCTTAAATTACAAGATAATGATGAGGGTAGACAATATCCAGAGCTTGTACTTGTCCAACCTCTGGATCGAGAAAAGGAGCCTGAACTTAGTTTAACGCTATCTGCTGTGGATGGTGGGTCTCCGCCCAGGTCTGGGACTGCAGTAATTCGCATTATGGTCCTCGATCTTAATGACAACGCCCCAGAGTTTGAGCAGCCGGTCTATGAAGTTCAAGTACCGGAGAACAGCCCTTTGGACTCCTTGGTCGTCACCGTGTCTGCTACAGATTTAGATGAGGGAACAAATGGAGACTTATCCTACTCATTTTCCCACGCCCCCAGAGATGtaagaaaaacatttgaaattcATCCAATTTCTGGAGAAGTCCATTTGAAAGCACTTCTAGATTTCGAATTAATTCGGTCTTATACAATAAATATCCAGGCCACAGACGGTGGGGGCCTTTCTGGAAAATCATCCATTCTAGTTCGAGTTGTAGATGTGAACGACAACCCTCCTGAAATAACTATGACATCCCTTACCAGCCCCATACCGGAAAACTCGTCACCTGAAATGGTGGTCGCTGTTTTCAGTGTGCGCGACAAAGACACCGGGAACAATGGGAAGACTGAATGCTCAATTCAGGACAATCTCCCCTTTCTCCTAAGGCCTACCTTCAAGAATTTCTACACCCTACTAACAGAGTACCCACTGGACAGAGAGAAGAGAGCCGAGTATAATGTTACCATCACTGTTAGTGACTTTGGTTCACCCAGGCTGAAAACCGAGCACAACATAACCGTGCGGGTCGCCGACGTCAACGACAACGCGCCCATCTTCAACCAAACCTCCTACACCCTGTTCGTCCGCGAAAACAACAGCCCCGCCCTGCACATCGGCAGCGTCAGCGCCACTGACAGAGACTCGGGCACCAACGCCCAAGTCACCTACTCGCTGCTGCCGCCCCAGGACGCGCACCTGCCCCTCGCCTCCTTGATCTCCATCAACGCCGACAACGGGCACCTGTTCGCGCTCAGGGCCCTGGATTACGAGGCCCTGCAAGCGTTCGAGTTCCGCGTGGGCGCGGCCGACGCGGGCTCCCCGGCGCTGAGCAGCGAGGCGCTGGTGCGCGTGGTGGTCGTGGACGACAACGACA from Choloepus didactylus isolate mChoDid1 chromosome 13, mChoDid1.pri, whole genome shotgun sequence includes:
- the LOC119508416 gene encoding protocadherin beta-18-like, giving the protein MELLEGSAPQIRQVLLFVFLGGSLAGSETWRYSVAEETEIGSFIANVVKDVGLGVEDLATRGARVIFDDYKPHLRLDLQTGNLLLNEQLDREALCDITEPCILHFQVLFENPLQFFRGELWVKDINDHIPTFLDRHILLKISEGTAPGTSFQMESAQDLDVGKNGVQNYTLSPNSYFHLKLQDNDEGRQYPELVLVQPLDREKEPELSLTLSAVDGGSPPRSGTAVIRIMVLDLNDNAPEFEQPVYEVQVPENSPLDSLVVTVSATDLDEGTNGDLSYSFSHAPRDVRKTFEIHPISGEVHLKALLDFELIRSYTINIQATDGGGLSGKSSILVRVVDVNDNPPEITMTSLTSPIPENSSPEMVVAVFSVRDKDTGNNGKTECSIQDNLPFLLRPTFKNFYTLLTEYPLDREKRAEYNVTITVSDFGSPRLKTEHNITVRVADVNDNAPIFNQTSYTLFVRENNSPALHIGSVSATDRDSGTNAQVTYSLLPPQDAHLPLASLISINADNGHLFALRALDYEALQAFEFRVGAADAGSPALSSEALVRVVVVDDNDNSPFVLYPLQNGSAPCTELVPRAAEAGYLVTKVVAVDGDSGQNAWLSYQLLKATEPGLFGVWAHNGEVRTARLLSDRDAPKHRLVVLVKDNGEPPLSASVTLHVLLVDGFSQPYLPLPEAAPDEAQADSLTVYLVIALASVSSLFLFSVLLFIAVRLCGRRRAASVSEGHFPGRLLDVSGTGTLSQSYQYEVCLMGNSGTSEFKFLKPIIPNLAPQGTEREMEGNSSFLNGFGFN